The following proteins are co-located in the Musa acuminata AAA Group cultivar baxijiao unplaced genomic scaffold, Cavendish_Baxijiao_AAA HiC_scaffold_1146, whole genome shotgun sequence genome:
- the LOC135671645 gene encoding ATP synthase subunit a-like has product MEEFFWGCDIYQTKEIQSKQIDATILMEKIDYKNDLLMDKIHYQNDEVQSEQIYSLPHLKEITRFSAEMRIQDCNSLSPLEQFTIHPLILIRGGNYYFSFTNPSLSLLLTLGLVLLLLFLVTKKGGGKSVPNAWQSLVELLYDFVLNPVNEQIGGRNVNQKFFPCISVTLTFSLFCNPQGMIPYSFTVTSHFLITLTLSFSLVIGITIVGFQRHGLHFFSFSLPAGVPLPLAPFLVLLELIPHCFRALSSGIRLFANMMAGHSSVKILSGSAWTILLLNNVFYFIGDPGPFFIVLALTGPELGVAILQAHVSTISICIYLNDATNLHQY; this is encoded by the coding sequence ATGGAAGAGTTCTTCTGGGGATGTGACATATATCAAACCAAGGAAATACAAAGTAAGCAAATAGACGCTACAATACTCATGGAAAAAATCGACTATAAGAATGACTTACTAATGGATAAAATACACTATCAAAATGATGAAGTACAAAGTGAGCAAATATACTCTCTTCCCCATTTGAAGGAAATAACAAGATTTAGTGCGGAAATGAGGATACAGGACTGCAACAGCTTAAGCCCACTTGAGCAATTTACCATTCACCCATTAATTCTGATTCGTGGGGGCAACTATTATTTCTCATTCACAAATCCATCCTTGTCTCTGCTGCTCACTCTCGGTTTGGTCCTACTTCTGCTTTTTTTGGTTACGAAAAAGGGAGGGGGAAAGTCAGTGCCAAATGCTTGGCAATCCTTGGTAGAGCTTCTTTATGATTTCGTGCTTAACCCAGTAAACGAACAAATAGGTGGTCGAAATGTGAACCAAAAGTTTTTCCCTTGCATCTCGGTCACTTTGACTTTTTCGTTATTTTGTAATCCCCAGGGTATGATACCCTATAGTTTCACAGTTACAAGTCATTTTCTCATTACTTTGACTCTATCATTTTCTCTTGTTATAGGCATTACGATCGTTGGATTTCAAAGACATGGGCTTCATTTTTTTAGCTTCTCATTACCAGCAGGAGTCCCACTACCGTTAGCACCTTTTTTAGTACTCCTTGAGCTAATCCCTCATTGTTTTCGTGCATTAAGCTCAGGAATACGTTTATTTGCTAATATGATGGCCGGTCATAGTTCAGTGAAGATTTTAAGTGGGTCTGCTTGGACTATACTATTATTGAATAATGTATTCTATTTCATAGGAGATCCTGGTCCTTTCTTTATAGTTCTTGCATTAACCGGTCCGGAATTAGGTGTAGCTATATTACAAGCTCATGTTTCTACGATCTCAATCTGTATTTACTTGAATGATGCTACAAATCTCCATCAATATTAG
- the LOC103973626 gene encoding small ribosomal subunit protein uS14m has protein sequence MSEKRNILDHKRRLLAAKYELRRKLYKAFSKDSDLPYEMRDKLRYKLSMLPRNSAFARIRNRCISTGRPRSVVKFFRISRIVFRGLASRGPLMGITKSSW, from the coding sequence ATGTCGGAGAAGCGAAATATACTTGATCACAAACGTAGATTGCTTGCGGCTAAATATGAATTGAGACGAAAGCTTTATAAAGCCTTTAGTAAGGATTCCGATCTTCCATATGAGATGCGGGACAAGCTTCGTTATAAGTTGTCCATGTTGCCAAGAAATAGTGCCTTTGCACGAATAAGAAACCGATGTATTTCCACGGGTCGCCCTCGTTCCGTAGTTAAGTTCTTTCGCATTTCTCGTATTGTTTTTCGTGGATTAGCATCTCGAGGTCCTTTGATGGGCA
- the LOC135671646 gene encoding large ribosomal subunit protein uL5m-like — MIFPLHFHYEDVSRQDPLLKPNHANVMEVPGSFEIRLVPSAAFIIPFSKFAMEMECGQRFIQKQRSPYFQAGKVKSFRSNTFLGSEKDTAYVSYFERQSALRGLGMSHLMVRISMVMSILDSKVEIRENPIQFSMETEFFEFSPELEEHFEIFEHIKGFNVTIVTSANTKDETLPLWSGFLLKD, encoded by the coding sequence ATGATATTTCCACTCCATTTTCATTACGAAGATGTCTCACGTCAGGATCCGTTGCTCAAACCGAATCACGCCAACGTTATGGAAGTTCCTGGATCGTTTGAAATCAGATTAGTACCATCAGCTGCCTTCATTATTCCATTTTCTAAGTTCGCTATGGAGATGGAGTGCGGTCAGAGATTCATACAGAAACAAAGGAGCCCTTATTTCCAAGCTGGAAAGGTCAAGTCGTTTCGATCCAATACTTTCTTGGGATCTGAAAAAGACACTGCATATGTCAGTTACTTTGAACGACAAAGCGCTCTCCGAGGGCTTGGAATGTCACATTTGATGGTCAGAATCTCGATGGTAATGTCTATATTAGATTCTAAGGTCGAAATACGGGAAAACCCCATCCAATTCTCGATGGAAACAGAGTTTTTCGAATTCTCCCCGGAACTAGAAGAGCATTTCGAGATCTTCGAGCATATTAAAGGGTTCAATGTGACTATTGTGACTTCGGCCAACACAAAAGATGAGACTTTACCATTGTGGAGCGGCTTTTTGCTAAAAGATTAA